Within Leptospira noumeaensis, the genomic segment TCGAATGTTTTCCATGGCTTCTGAAAGAGAATTAACTATTTTTACGCTGAGTCTAGTATCTAAAAATTCTGTATAAAAATCATCCTCTGACGCTGGTTTAGCGGCTGGCAAAAGTTTTGTAACTGATTCATCTCCGAGAATTTGGATTCCCGCAGATTCTAAATCTTCCAATAATTTCCTTAGATTGGGATAGTCTTTATGAATGAGTAGGTTTTCCAAAGCATTACAAACCCCAGGACGTTGGACTTTTGAGTTGATTAAAATGGGAAGGACTATCTCTGGATTTGCCTGATTTGAAAGATAAAGATTGGTCACACCTTTGTCATGTTTGATGACAGGGATTTTACTATTTTCTGAAACAAAACGAATGAGGGCCTCTCCACCGCGAGGGACAATCACATCAATGAGATCATCCAATTGGAAAAAAGGAACCATAGCCTCTCGATTTGTATTCTCTACAAAAGTCACAACGTCTTTTGTCACACCAGGTAGTTTTTTTTCTTCAATCGCTTGGTGGAATAAAGAAGAAAGGATTAAATTCGAATGATAAGCCTCAGATCCACCACGTAAGATACAAGCATTCCCTGATTTGAAAGATAATGAAGCAATATCGATGATCACATTGGGTCTTGATTCAAAAATTGTCATCACCACACCAATAGGAACACGTTTCGTGAGAAGTTCTAGTCCATTGGGGAGGATGGTGCCACGAACCACTTCACCCACTGGATCTGGCAAATTACGAATTTCTTCGATACTTTTTGCCATCGACTTAATTCGTTTTGAATCCAGTAGAAGGCGATCCATCATGGCAGAGGACAAACCTTTTTCTTTTCCATTCTGCATATCGAGTTTATTTTTTTCGATGATAACCGATTCATTTTGGATGAGGAGTTCTTCCACCCGGCCCAATACGGAATTTTTTTCTAAAGTGGTAAGACCTTTTAGGGCTCTACTTGCCAGTTTGGCTTTCGTTGCTAAGTCTTTCGCGTAACTTGTTAATTCATCTGCCATAGTTCACTCCGCTTGAAAGGAAAAAAAATGAGTTTGGATTTCGGATGCATTGGGTACTCGGTGTGACAAAGAAGAATCAGCAACCAAAGTTCCAAAGTTTTCAACTTCAAAAAACTTAGCGATTGCATGTTTTTTTTCACCGTTCACAATCCCAGTTTTGATTCCATATGGTAACAAAAGTTTTGCGGCATTGATTTTAGTAAACATCCCACCAGTTCCAGGTCCTGATGGTCCTGTTGCCAATTTTTCTGTTTCTTTGGTGATTTCTGTGAATAAATCAATTTTAGATTGGTCTTTTAAAAATCCATCCACACCAGTGAGAATGAGGAGTAGGTCAGCTCCTACAATGGAGGCAACAATCGCAGACAGAATGTCGTTATCACCCAAATTGATTTCTTCTGTAGAGACAGAATCGTTTTCATTTACTATGGGCAAAATTCCCCAATCCAGAAGTTGACGAAAGGTTTGTTTTAAATTGGTAAAACTCTTTTCCTCATTTAAATCTTTTCTTCCAAATAAAATTTGGGCAATTGGGACATTGACTCGACTAAAAAAACTTTCGTAAAGATTCAGGAGTTTATTTTGGCCCATGGCAGCAAACGCTTGTTTTTCGGCCAATGTGGTTTTTCCGTTAGGCAGAGAGATAGGCCCACTTTGGTCCACCAGAAGTTTTTTTCCTTGGGCAATAGCACCAGAAGAAACAAGGATTACTTCCTTTCCTTGGTCACGGAGTGTACGAATGTCACCGACTAAATCATATAAAAAATCATTAATTTTAGATTCTTCACCGGAAACACGAGCACTTCCGATTTTGATCACAATGAGTTTGGCCTTCTTTATGGAGTCTAAAAAATCCTTACGTGTTTTCATAAACTAACTTTGCTTTGTCTTCAAAAAATACTTTGTCGATTCGTTCCAGTAAGTAATCTAAATTGGATTCCTTGTCGGCAGAAATACAAATGATTTCCCCTAACTTCGAATAATTCTTTTTGATCTCTTCGGTAAAAGTAGGATCGTTATCCCAAATATCCATTTTGTTAATGACAATTAAGAATTTTTTATTCAAAAGCGACTGGTTGTAGTTCCCAAGTTCACTTCTTAACATTTCCAATTCTTCCTCGAGTTGTAAATTTCCACCATCAAAAAGAAAAAGAATCCCTTGGACTCGTTCGATATGTTTTAAAAAACTAATCCCAAGGCCTACACCCCGAGAAGCACCCTCAATGATTCCAGGAATGTCCGCTACTGTATAACGAAACAAATCTTCATGTCTATGCACCACACCAAGATTAGGTGATAGGGTAGTAAAAGCATATCCCGCAATTTTTGGATGGGCGTGGGTGATTTTTGCGAGTAGGGTCGACTTACCAGCATTCGGTAAACCAACAATACCAATGTCTGCCAGTAACTTTAATTCTAAAATTAGAGAAAACTCTCCACCTTCTTCACCGGGTTGGCTGTATCTAGGTGCTTGTTGGACTGATGTTTTAAAAAATGTATTTCCTTTTCCACCACGTCCGCCGGTCGCTATGGTAAAACTTTCGCCGTCGTGGTTGAAATCATAGATGAGTTCCATTGTCACAGAATCAATGATTTGAGTTCCTACAGGAACTTTGAGAATCAAATCTTCTCCGTTTTTTCCATTTCGGTTTTGACCAAGTCCTGGTTCTCCGTTTTGGGCTGCATACATACGGTCAGGGAGGTAGTTTTCTAAAGTCATCATCCTACCTTCGGCAAGAAAGATGACATCACCACCTTTGCCACCGTCACCACCATCCGGTCCACCAAATTCTACAAATTTCTCTTTATGGAAATGGACAGAACCTGCCCCTCCGTGTCCGGCTCGAATTTGAATGGGTACTTCGTCGATAAATCCGCTCATAATTTCCTTTGGTCAAAAAAAAACCCGTTTAAGGGAGATCCTAAAACGGGTTTTGCCTCTCAAATGTATGAGAGGATTACACTTTCGGGTAAACGGAGATTTGTTGTCTTTCTTTAGTTACATGTTCGAAAGTCACAACACCGTCCACAAGTGCGTAAAGAGTATGGTCACGACCAATCCCTACATTTTTTCCGGGTTTGTATTCAGTTCCTCTTTGGCGAACGATAATGTTTCCAGCAATTGCTAGTTGACCACCATAAACTTTTACACCAAGTCTTTTCGATACCGAATCACGACCGTTCTTTGTGGATCCACCACCTTTCTTTGTAGCCATTGTTTACCCCTTTATTATTTCGTCTTGGATGGAAATCGCTTGGGAATGAGAGTGTCCTAAAGATTTTAATCCAAACTCGACCATGGAAAGTAGGCTTTGGTAGCCATCTCTTTGGGTCGGTTTTACTAAAAACCTCAAGTATCCGTCTCGTTTTTCTTCCGTTTTCAAACTGTTTTGTGATGCCAAATATGAGTGAGCACTCTGAACCAGAGTGGAGACCCCTGCACACAAAAGATTTTCGCCTTTCGAACCTAAGTCCTTGGGAGAATGTCCTTCCAGTTGGATTCCTGCGATTTTCCCTCCTAAATCTTTAAAAATCTTACTATAAATCAATTATCCGTTGATGGAAACTACTTGGAGTTTTTGAAGTTGTTGTCTATGACCCCAAGACTTCTTGTAGTTTTTTCTTTTTTTGTATTTAAAGCCGTGGATTTTTTCACCCTTACAGTCTTCTAATACTTTCAAAGTGACTTTTGCACCAGACAATGCTGGGGAACCAATGTTCACTTTGTTGTTATCGGAAAGGAGTAGGACTTTCGTTTCTACTGTGCTTCCAACCGAGTTTCCTGTTTTTTCTGCGACGAATACCTGGTCAGGAGACACTTTAAATTGTTTGGCTCCAAGTTCAATGATGGCGAACATATAACTATCCTAATCTCTTTCTCGAATGTAGTTCTTACCAGGATTTCTGATGGGCACCTCTTGTCAAACTGAAATCCCCATTTACAGCCTAACCGGATTAGAATTTCTGGTAAAAACAATGGAAATTCGCAACATCGCCATCATCGCACACGTCGACCACGGTAAGACGACACTAACAGATTGTATCCTTCGCCATACGGGCGCCGTAACTGCAAAAGAAGACCGAGAAAGAATCATGGATTCCAACACTTTGGAACAGGAAAAAGGGATCACCATCCTTGCCAAGAACACTTCGGTAAAATACAAAGGCACCCGCATTAATATCGTAGACACTCCAGGTCACGCGGACTTCGGAGGGGAAGTGGAACGAGTTCTGTCCATGACAGACTGTACACTTTTACTAGTCGATGCTTTCGACGGTCCGATGCCACAAACTCGATTTGTGCTTGGAAAATCACTCCAACTTGGCCACAAACCAATTGTTGTTGTGAACAAAGTAGACCGTGAAGGTGCAAGACCAGGATATTCAGTGGACAAAGTATTTGATTTGTTTAGTGACCTTGGTGCCACTGAAGAACAGTTAGACTTTCCTATCATCTATGCATCAGCGAAACAAGGTTGGGCAGTAAACCAACTTTCCGAAGTACCGGGTGTAAACATTGAACCACTTCTGGATAAAGTTTTGGAACATGTGGCTGCCGTAAAAAACGAAAGTGACAAAGCCCTCCAATTCCAAGTCACTGCACTTGATTACAACGAATACGTTGGTCGTATTGCCATTGGTAAAATCTACCAAGGAACCATGAGAAAAGGTGCGGATGTAACACTCGCAAAAACAAATGGAACCACTGCTAATTATAAAATTACAAAACTTTATGGTTACGAAGGACTCACTCGTTACGAAATCGACGAAGCTGGATCCGGAGATATCGTGGCTATGGCTGGGATTCCAGATGTGTTCATCGGGGATACAGTTTGTGATTTAGGAAATCCACTCCCTCTTCCTGCCATCCAAGTAGAAGAGCCAACTGTTTCCATGTTCTTTATGGTCAACAACTCTCCGTTTGCTGGGAAAGAAGGTAAATTTGTTACGACACGTAACCTAAGAGAACGACTTGACCGAGAATTGGAAACCAACGTGGCACTTCGTTTGGAAGAAACAGAAGACAAAGATCGTTTTAAAATTTTAGGACGTGGGGAACTCCACTTATCCATCCTCATTGAAAACATGCGTAGAGAAGGATACGAACTCCAAGTTTCTCGCCCAGAAGTAATCATCAAACAAAACGAACTGGGTGAAAAAATCGAACCTTATGAAACCCTTGTGATGGATCTTCCTGACCAGTATTCTGGTGCTTGTATCCAAGAACTGAACCGCCGTAAAGGTGAGTTAACAGGAATGGACGCTCACACTTCTGGAATCACTCGTGTGGAATACACCATTCCGACAAGAGGCCTAATTGGATTTAGAGGTCATTTTATTTCTGAAACTCGTGGTGAAGGGGTTATGTCTAGCCGTTTCCTACGTTTTGATAAATACAAAGGTGAAATTCCTGGTCGTAAAAACGGAGCCCTTATTTCTATGGACTCAGGGGAATCAACAGCTTATGCTCTATGGAAAGTGCAAGAACGTGGGGATCTTTTCATTGAACCACAAGTAGCAGTTTATCCTGGTATGATCCTTGGAATGAATAGCAGGGATTCTGACTTAGAAGTGAACCCAGTGCGTGAGAAAAAACTCACAAACGTTCGTGCTTCTGGATCGGATGAAGCGATTCGTTTGGTTCCACCAAAGAAACTCACTTTGGAACAATCCATTGAATTTTTGGATGATGATGAACTTTTGGAAGTGACTCCACAAAGTTTGCGTCTTCGTAAAAAAGTTTTGGATGCGAGTATGAGAAAAAGATCTGGTGGCGGAAGATAAGTAGAATTTAAAACTCTAACTGATTTCTAAAACCAAACAAAAAAGGGACTAATGATTTAGTCCCTTTTTTTATACGAAAGGAGAAAAGTGAAGTAATGTTTCTTTAGATTAAAATCCCAATCCTTTGAGAGCATCTCCAGCACCTGGAATTTTTTTCAACGCGTCTCCTGCTTTTCCTTTGATCACTTCTTTGACAGCTCCACCAATTAAATCGGTTAAGGTTCCGAGGCCAACGCCCAGTTCCACACTTGGATTCCGAATGTCACCATAAGTTCGAAAGGGAATGAATAACCTTTCGTCTTTGACTAAGTTCCCAACAATTTTATTGCGGAGTGCTTTGGGATCTCCTTGGCCTTTGGTGGCTTGTTTGATTTTTTCATCCACAGAAGCGAGTGACTTTTTGGATTCATCTTCATCATATAACATTCCCATTTTCATTTCATGGTAGTTCGTAGTGGTGATGATGTAGGATCCTTTGGTGATTTGTAAGTCATAGTTTTTGGTTGGGAAAGTAGGTTCATCGAGAAATGTGACTTTTCCATTGCTATATTCTACTTGGAAGGATACGTCTTTTTTTAGTTCCGCTTTTTCTTTTAGTTTATCTAGTTTTAATCCCGCTTGGTTCAGAGCTGGTAATTCCCCTGCGATGGCATCAAAAGCAGCAAATCCAGAAACGAAGGAATCTTCTTTCATGGTAACTTCATAAATGACTTTAGGATTCACTAGTCCAGTTTTGACAACAAAGGGAGTTACTTTTCCTTCGGTTTCTAATATAAACTTAGCAGCTTCTTTTTTATTTCTGCCAATGATAGTGACATCGGCATCAAAATTCACATTTACATTGTTATGCGAATTAAGATCACTTCCGTCAATGTCAATGTCTTTTAATTCTAAGTCCAATTTTTGAATTTGAATTTGTTGGCCTGTTTTACGCATAAACACTTGGATCGTTCCTTCTTGGATCCCAACAAGTCCCATCTTTATGGCGATTGGAATGTCTTTGATCGAAAATGGGCCAGATGGCGGGGCACTCGCTTTTTCTTTTGCTTCTTCTTCCTCTGCTGCTTTTTTTTCCGCTAACGCTTCTTGGGAAAGTGCTGGGTTCTTTTCTCCATCTACAATTTTAGGTGTTTTGAAAAGGGAAGTTAGATTATTTCCTCCATCCTCATTCATAGTCAGAGAGATTTCTGGTTTTTTTAGAACAATTTTGTTTACCTTTAAGGTTTTGGTCAGAAGGGCTAAAAAAGAAATTTTAACTTCCGCTTTTCCAAGTTGGATGAGGCCTTTTGGTTTGGATTTTCTTTGGTCGAGCGGAATGCCTTTGTTTGCCACTTCATCGCGGGGAGCAAGAATGATACCTTCGATCTCGATTCCAGAAAGAACATTGAACAAACTGATATTGACTGATTCGACATGAGCTCGCACATTGATTGCTGATTCGATTTGTTTGACAAGAAAACTAGGGGTGATGAAACTCCCAGCAAAAACTAACGCGATGATTACGATGAGAAGAATGGCAGCAAAAAAAGCCCCAATTCCATACCCTATTTTTTTCATATTGTCTCCTAATTTCGGCACTTATGAGTGGAATAGAGACTAAGTTCAATTTTGTTTCTGTAAAGTAAAAAAGGGAAAGAAATTAATTCAAAAACCGAACCGAACTTATGATATTGGTTAGCTGTTGGAAGAGTTCATCTCCCACTTCTTCATCGGAGTTGTAAGTGACGAGGAGCATTCTTGTATGGTTGGCCACCATATACACCATCCACACTCGGTCTTCTTTTAGAAATTCACAGGCACGAATGGAGGAACCTTCATTATTTTCAAAAACCGCTACGTTTTCGGCATCGTAGTCAATTTCATGGATTTTTAAATAGTTTTCTAACTCGTAGTCTACGTTAAAATCTTCTTGTTTGGATTCGAAGGCATACACCTGTAAGGCCCCACCGCCATCTGGATGGAAAAAGGCAGGAATTTCTTCCACGACCATATGTTCCCAATTGGCTGGGAAAAGAAAGGAATACCAACCTTGGGGAGATTGAAATTGTTTGTACATAGGTTTTGTCATTAGAAATCCCTTTTCTTTCCAATAAATCTTTGGAGTAATGGCAGTAAATGATTTTCAAAAGAAAATGGTATTTCCTCTCCCTTAGTTTCTATCTCTTTGTCTTTCTACCTGGAAGTATCTTTGCACAAATTTCTGGTAATGAATCCGCATACCCTTCCGCCTATTTGCTTGGTCTTTCGTCCTCCGGTGTGGTTACAAAAAACTCAATGGGAAGTCTCTATGGAAATACAGCATTTCTCGCAGATACTGGAAAACATTTAGTCGATGCGGGAGTAAACGCGAGTTATGCGAATTCAAAAATTTCTCCCCTATATCTTGCCGGGGCTTTATATTTTTCTTATTCTGATTCCTTGGGATTTGGATTTCGCGGAAAACCTGTTTTCCTTCGTTCCTTTCCTGTAGATGAAAGGTTTTCCAATTATGCTTTCCAAGGATTTGTCAGTTGGAAATTAAATGAATATTTATCATTTGCCTTTCACCTAGGTCCAGGAGTTTCTGGAAGGCTTGGAGGGTATAGTTCTTATTCTTGGAACGTATCGGCATCCACAGCTTTCCAATACGGCAATTTTCGACTTGGTGTTATCTTGGAGTCTCCAGGAAGTTATAGGTTTGATAAGTATTTAGGATCGGAAAGATTAAAGGAAAAACTTTCTGAACGTTTGTTAGTTGGTATAGGGTATAAAATCACAGAAACGATAGACCTTCAAATGGAAGGAAATCGAACTTTTTATGAACGTTCCCATATTTCTTTAAATGGGGCAAACAATGATTCAAATTATCCGATTCGCACTATGTATGCAGGTAACATTGGTTTAGCGATTGGGAAAATAGAATCCTTCCAAGTTCTTACAGGACTCGGTCGGGAATTCCGGGCTGACTCCAGTTTGAGGGGATTTTATACTGCCTCTTTAGGAATTGCTGGTTCTATTTTTCCATCTGAGTTAGGGCCAGGGTATTTGTATTCGGTTTCTGTTCAAAGAGCGGGCCTCAGCGTTCCCGAAAGAGAAGGGGCAGAAACCAGAGCAGCAGCACAAATCCAGATTCAGTTCCAATGACGAACAGCATTTGCTTAAAATATAAGCAAATTGGATGTTTTCCATAAATACCTAATAGCCCTTCCGCTCAAATATCGCACATAATGTAGAGAAATATATGATATTCTGACTTCTTTAGGCGAGATGCACTGTCGGTACGATACTTGCATCTAAATCAGAAAGGTATCCTATATGGTTGATTTCAAAGTTTCCAAACGAATGCTCGTCAACTTCCGCGGACAAAACAAAGTCGTGGGAGGATTAACAGATAAAGATAAAATCGCGATCCTTCTCTACATTTCCAAAGAATTTGCTAATTTAGATAGAGAAGACCAACTCTTTTCGAAAGTCATCCTGATCTGTCAGGAAATTTTTGAGTCGGACAACACAACACTCCGACTTTGGGACGGAGAGTTTCTCGTCCCCGTTAAGTTTGTCAAAGAAACAGAACCTCCTCGTCGTAATTTAGTTTCAGGAGAAGGTTATTCTGGTTCCGTCTTTGCCACAAGAGAACCGGTTCTAGTCAATGACCTCACTCGTTCTGCTCACTTCTTTGATGAAGGAGAAACCACTAAATCGGTTATGTGTGTTCCCATCATGCAAAAAGAAGAAATTCTTGGGACACTGGCTGTAGAAAGTGAAAGGGAAAATTTTTATATCACTGATGACTTGGAAATTCTCGAAGCATTAACATCACAGTTAGCACTGGCTCTCTATGGAGTTCGACTGATTGAAGGTCTTGTGACAGCAAGAGCCAGAGAAGCTGCCATCCTAAATCAGTTAGAATGGGATTTGAAGATGGGACGAAATGTCCAAAGCCAAATTCTCCCTCAAGATTTAAGCGCTTGGAACGGAATTTATTTTGCAAGCCACTATGAACCGATGGCAGAAGTCAGCGGAGACTTGGTTGACATAGTGAGACAAGGCCATTCCCTCACGGCAATTAACATCGATGTGTCGGGACATGGAATTCCAGCGGCCCTTGTCACCATGGCCATCCACCACCAGTTTCGTAGATCGGTAATGGCGGGACTTGGACTCACGGAAATTATGGAAGAACTTGGTGAAAAACTAAGGGAACAACTTCCGGAGTCTACTTACTTCACTGCCTTTATGGTTCGTATTTTTAGCGATTACACTTTTGGTTATGTAAATGCAGGCCACCAACGTATGTTACATTACAAAGCTGCTGATGATACTTTCATTCAGTATGATACGAAAGGTGTTCCACTGGGAATTCTTCCTGTAAGAAAAATTGATTACGAAGAAAAACAAGGCAAACTAGAACCTGGTGATTTTTTACTCTTAATTTCAGATGGGTTTAGTGAACAAAGAAATCATATGAAAGATGAAGTGGGAGTGGATCGAATTCTCACATGGTTACAAGACGAAAGAGAAAAACTTGTTATGGAAGGTCGTGGAAAAGTTGATTTAAAAAAATTGTCAGCTGCCTTTGTGAATCGGTTTCGTGCTTACCAAGGTGACGTTCCCAATGGAGATGATTTGAGCTTTTTATTCCTCTATTGTGGGGATTCTATTCCAGAAGCTTCGCATTACATTCAAATGGCGAAACAATCCAATTCTAAAATGAAAATGGAAGAGGCTTATGCACAAGCATTGAAAGCCTTTAGCATTGATTCATCTTTAAAGGAAATTTTGGTATTTTTGGGGAAAATGTATTACCGAGACGGAAAATACAACGAAGCCATTCGGTATTTAGAAGAGTATCTACGAACATCCGGGGACAATACAGCGGCATCTCATTTTATGATGGGACGAGCTTATTATAAAGCCGGAATGATTTCAGAAGCAAAACGAGCGTTAAAGATGGCACTTTCTAGTGACCATAGTTTTGCTAAGGCAAGTATCTTACTTGCGCAATGTTATTTGAAAGAAAATGCGAAACCAAAAGCGATCAAAGTATTGCAACAAGGCGTAAAGAACACACCTCAAAGTATGGAATTAAAAACTTCACTTTTAAGGTTAGAATCACATTCGCAGAAAGTCAGTTAAGGAAAATATATGAAACAGTTTGGAATATTATTTAGTTTAAGTATCCTTCTGATTGCTTCCAGCTTAGGAGCGGAAGAATCGGAAGGTAACAAAGAGAGTCTAGAAACATTGGCAAAAGAAATGGCAGGTATCAAAGTTTCATTAGCAGAGACTAAACTTGCTTTAGAAACCACCAAACAGGAGTCAAACTGGGTTTGGACCTGTATCGCAGCCTTTCTTGTATTTTTTATGCAAGCGGGGTTCGCTTACGTGGAGGCGGGATTCACTAGGGCTAAAAATGCAGTGAACATCCTTATGAAAAACTTTTCTGACTTAACCGTCGGTGCCATTGCCTATTGGGTGGTTGGTTTTTCGATAATGTTTGGGCCACAAGTCCTAACAGGATTTGGAGTTGGAGTTCCTGCTTTTGCTGAAAGTCTGATCAATGCAGAGGATGGAAGTATGGATCCAGCTAAGTATACTTTCTTCATCTTCCAAATCGTTTTTGCAGCAACGGCAGCAACGATTGTATCAGGGGCTATGGCCGAGAGGACAAAGTTCTCTGCCTATTTGGTATTTTCCATTATCATCACCGCCTTCATTTACCCTATCTTTGGATCTTTCGCTTGGGGTAGTTTACTCGGGGTCTCTACGGGATTTTTAGAATCCCTTGGACTTGGCGGCGGTGAAGGTGTTGGGTTTCATGATTTCGCCGGATCGACTGTGGTTCATAGTGTGGGTGCTTGGGCAGGTCTTGCTGGTGCCATAGTGGTTGGACCGCGTATGGGAAAATTCCAAACCGACGGACGGGTCTATCCGATTTTGGGACACAATATGTCGATGGCAGCTCTTGGTGTCTTTATCCTTTGGTTTGGTTGGTTTGGGTTTAACCCTGGTTCGACGACTTCTATCGAAGGTGGAAGTTTTGCAAGGATTGCCGTTGTCACTCACATGTCTGCTTGTGCGGGTGCCATTTCTGCGATGATCCTCACATGGCTTTTGTTCAAAAAACCAGAAATTGGCCTCACTCTCAACGGGGGACTTGCCGGTCTTGTTGCCATCACTGCGCCCTGTGATGTCGTAAGCATTACTGGTGCTGTGGTGATCGGATCGGTAGCGGGTGTTCTTGTGATTGTATCAGTCCTTTTTCTGGACAAAATCAAAATTGATGATCCTGTGGGTGCGGTTTCCGTTCATGGTGTCTGTGGCGCTTGGGGGACACTCTCTGTGGGGCTTTTCAGTTTAGAAACAGGGCTTTTTGCGGGAGCAGGTTTTGCTCAGTTTGCTGCCCAAGCCATCGGTGTGGTGACTGCTTTCTTATGGGCCTTTCCGACGAGTTTCCTTATGTTTTATGTAATCAAAAAAACTATGGGACTTCGAGTTTCGGAGGAAGAGGAATTACTCGGACTGGATATTTTGGAACACGGAAACGAGGCTTACCCCGTTTCTAAATAGTCCTTGACCCTAGGCTTTCCACATGGGAAGCCTAGGGTGTGTTTCGTTTCCTTCCGTTTACCCTCATTTTGTTTTTCCTTTTTGGCTGTTTTGAATACGAAGAAACCATTCTCTTTCGAAAACAAAGTTCGGGA encodes:
- a CDS encoding ammonium transporter; its protein translation is MKQFGILFSLSILLIASSLGAEESEGNKESLETLAKEMAGIKVSLAETKLALETTKQESNWVWTCIAAFLVFFMQAGFAYVEAGFTRAKNAVNILMKNFSDLTVGAIAYWVVGFSIMFGPQVLTGFGVGVPAFAESLINAEDGSMDPAKYTFFIFQIVFAATAATIVSGAMAERTKFSAYLVFSIIITAFIYPIFGSFAWGSLLGVSTGFLESLGLGGGEGVGFHDFAGSTVVHSVGAWAGLAGAIVVGPRMGKFQTDGRVYPILGHNMSMAALGVFILWFGWFGFNPGSTTSIEGGSFARIAVVTHMSACAGAISAMILTWLLFKKPEIGLTLNGGLAGLVAITAPCDVVSITGAVVIGSVAGVLVIVSVLFLDKIKIDDPVGAVSVHGVCGAWGTLSVGLFSLETGLFAGAGFAQFAAQAIGVVTAFLWAFPTSFLMFYVIKKTMGLRVSEEEELLGLDILEHGNEAYPVSK